TTTGCAAGTAATATCCTCCTATGATGTTTGTTAGCATACTCCCCCAAAGCTGCATTGCATATTTTCATTGCTGGCGTCTTGTCCCACAGGCAAGGTAAATTAAGTTTGCGCAGGAGTCAGCCTGAGGACTGGAGATTCTAAACCCCTGTTTAAAATTTCTATCCCTGGAGCCCTACAATGTCTTGATCAGATACTTGATGTTTACTGGGACTACTTTTCTTGTATAATGTACCTAATTGTCCCAATCTTTAGAAAACTTTCAGAGTAGTTACCATAAATGATAGAGCTCACTTACCTTAGCGGGATAGACAAGAGCAGGTTCTGCTCCAAGGCGAGGTTGGAGAGCTGGGAACACCTCTGCAGGGCTCCAGCTTCAAACAGGCTGACAATGTTGTTGTCCAGAAACAAATGTTTCAGATCTCGGAGGTCCTGGAAATCTTGCGCTGTAACTTTCTGAATCAGGTTATTGCTGATATCAAGTTTTTGTAGCCTTGCTGGTAGTCTGAGGGGCAGCATTTGCAGCTGGTTTTGGGACAACTCCAGAATAGTTAAATTGGCAAGGAGCTGTGCCCCATCAAAGGAAGAGAGTGAGTTTTCTGACAGGTAAAGATGGGAAAGATTCTCCAAGTGTTTCAGATCTTCGAAACTTACCACTTTTAGCCggtttctctccatttttaaagAGAGCAAGGATTTGGGCAGATTAATAGGAATTTGAGTCAGAAAGTTACTACTGAGACTGAGGAATTGCAAAGACTGAAGAGAAGTGAAGAAGCCAGCGGGCAGGAGATGTAGCTTATTGTTCTCCATGCTCATGTGTGTCAGGTGGGAAAGTGCCAGTGGTCCCTCTACAGTCTCAATACTGTTGCCATCTAACACCAAGCTTTGCAAACTGACCAGAGAGGAGAGTGtgctgggagagagggaagagatcAGATTGTTTTTAAGTTCAAGGATTGTTAATTTCTTCAGTCCTTCAAAATCAGATCTGTGAAGGACAGATATTGAATTATCATTGAGTTTTAACACTTCAAGACTGGCCGGGAGTGCACCGGGGATTCGTCTTAACTTATTTTTCCAGAGTTCCAAGGTCTTTAAAGTACTCAGAGTTTTGAAAGTGTCATTTTCTACTGACTCTGTTCCACTGGCCAGCAAAATAAAATCTTCTAGAGCCAGCATTTGGGTGAAGTTAgatagctacaaaaaaaaaaaaagcaggggtgggaaagaagggagaaaagcagTACATTAGgattactgttaaaaaaaaaaagcaaaaacccataTACATTATCACTTAATACTAAtgatacttcaggagttcccgtcatggctcagcggaaacgaatctgactagttatccatgaggacacaggttggatccctggcctcactcagtgggttaagaatctggcattgccatgagctatggtataggtcgaaaacttggcttggatctggcattactgtggctgaggcataggccagcgactacagctccaattcgacccctagcctgggaacctccatatgccagaggtgcagcccttaaaaaaaaagaaaaaaaatactaatgatATTTCAGATTTTCCTACAGGATCTGTTTAACATTACCTCTTAGAAAAGGATGGAAACTCAGGTCCTATTTTTATTCATGATTGCTAACAGTGTAAGATACTTAATATTTAAGAACTTTCACACACTATTGGTAGATGTAAAATTGGCCAACTTTTGCTGCATattctttgacccagcaattttacttctagGCAGAAGTGTTTAAAAATTACAGTGATTTAGGCGATAGGATGTTCTTTGTTGCATCATATTGTGAtagccaaaaatggaaacaatctggAAATCTTTCATCGAACTATTAACTAGAGTTACTAACTCTAGGGGATAAGATTATAAGGAATTTTCATTAGCTATCTACATTTTGtattgtttagatttttttgtttttgttttggctgtgcccatggtatgtagaaattcctaggccagggattgtttagattttttaattaaaaaacattttataatggtcaagcctggagttcctgtgatggctcagtggttaatgaatctgagtaggaacaatgaggttgcgggttcgatccctggcctccttcagtgggttaaggatccagctttgccatgagctgtgatgtaggttgcagacacggcttggatcctgccttgctgtggctctggcgtagggcagtggctacagatcagattggacccctagcctgggaaactccataggcagcaggtgcggtccttgaaaagacaaaaaataagaaaaagagagagagagagagagaatgttcaagccttaaaagtaaaaaaaaaaaaaaaaaaaaaagtcgtagATACTGCTATCAGTAGGATGGGTCTATCAGAGAAACATCTTCAACGATATAATAGTTTGTAATCTATAGTTTACAGTTAAGTGAGCCTAATACTTGTTTAGATAAAAGTTACTATATAATatgaaaagttaagaaaaagcaatccaagtAAAATGAAGTAGAGCAGAGGATAAACTTCTCCTGTTTTCCCCATGTAAAGGTTTTGTTTCAGGTTTCAATTCTGGGCAGCCCCTACTCCAAGCATTAGAGAGAGGGTTACATGTCTTTCTTGGGATCTTTATAGGTCCAATGaacactggaaactaacacaCCTTCATAGTCAATGCCTCAGACATGTGTGAACCAAGCCAACGAAGAGTTTGTAATCtatgttggaatttttttctgatcatCAAAGCAAAACTTGTTCCctgtaaacaattttaaaattatggaaaGTATGgagagaatacaaaaataatcCATAGTCCCCTGCCCACTTTTTGATAAACTCTATATTTCATATCCAAAAGGAATTTGAAGTAATTTCTTCTCTTCCACAAAAGATATAAAGTGCAATTACTTTTATTGACTGCCACCATAAAGACATTTTTGTTCATCCCCTCAGTGTAAgagctaaaacaataaaactctctctcttttttttctttttagagctgcacctgtggcagatggcagttcccagggtaggggtcgaattggagctgtgtctgccaccctacaccatagctcatagcaacacctgacctttagcccactgaatgaggccaggtgtcaaactcacatcctcatggatactggtcaggtttataacttgctgagccacagtgggaactcccaacaataaaacttttagaagaagaTATAAGCATACATTTTCATGACCTTGGGTTTGGTAAAAGCTATCTTGGATATTATGCCAAAAGCAAAAGTTACGTAAGAATAGATAaattgaatttaattaaaatttaaaatttttctgcttCAAAgaacaccattaagaaaataaaaagataacttactgaatgggagaaaacttttgcaaataatatatctgataggatattcatatttataatataaaaagaacttttagggagttcctgttgtggctcagtggttaatgaacccgactagcatccatgaggacatgggttcgatccctggccttgctcagtgggttagggatccagtgttgcactgagctgtggtgtagtttgtagacgctgcttggatctggtgttgctgtggctgcggtataggttggcagctgcagctcccattcgacccctaacctgggaacctccatataccgtgggtatggccctaaaaaaaaagacaaaaagacaaaaaaaaaaaagcttttacaaCTCAAGAATATAACGACAAATAGCCCCAATTTTTTAAGTGGGCAGAGGATttatagaaatttctccaaaaaagatatacgaatagccaataagcacattaaaagatgctttaCATTATTAGTCATTAATGATATGAAGGTCAAACCAAAAAGAGATACCACCTGATGCTCACCAGGATGCCTATgatccagaaaaataaaagataagaaatgttagtaaggatgtggagaaattggaactgtCGTGTATTTCTACAAGGAATGCAAAGtgctgcagccactttggaaaagtctGGTAgcttctcaaaatgttaaacaaagagttaccatatgatccagaaattccactcctcggtatatacccaagagaaatgaaaatatatgtccattgAAAAACTTGTACACTAATGTTAgagcagccttattcataatagccaaaaagagGAGACAATTCAAATGCTTATCAACTGATGAACAGGTtgacaaaatgtagtatatatgtgcaatggaatatcaTCTAAccttcaaaaggaaagaaatgctgacatatgctacaacatggatgaaccttgagcacattattttaaatgaaagaagccagtcacaaaagaccacagatTTAGAGGGAAAGACTGGATTCAGTTTGGAgcactatatatatgtgtgtgtgtatatttccaGTGCAACTGGATAAGTCTGAAATATGGGGGAAAGGTATAAATGAGAAACCCAGTAAAAGAGCCATCATCACTTACACAAAGTGAAGTCACCCAAGGAGAGTGTGCatagcaagaagaaaaaatggcTAGGCCAAAAAGAAGCCTATAAAAAGGGCAGAAAAGACACATTAGAGAGGAATAATGAGGATGTAAAAGTGTGGTGTCATGGGAGGGACGAGAATGAGAATTTCAAGAACTATTTGTGAGCCAGTGTCTTAGAAGAGTATTTTTTGACTGTGTCGAGCAGGCAGAAACCAGACAGCGgtgaattaaagaataaataagaggTGAAGAAGAGGAGGCAGTAAGTACAGACTACCTTCTCACAAGAGTTTTGCAATTAAAGAGGGATAGCAGCAAGAGGAGACACAGaattaaaataatcttatttttattgtgatgaaAGGAGCATGTTTATAGGCTAAAACAGGGCAAGAGTAAAGAAAGAGCAACTGAAGATATGGGAATGGGAGCAAGCTCCAGGGAGAGGTGAGAAGGATGGAATCAAGGGTATAGGAGGGAGCTTCCTTGAAGAGGAGAGACATCCCATCCCCTCTGTCTGGAGGAAAGAGTTTGCAGCATAGGTTGGAGACAAATTAGTATATAGTGAGCAGGAGTAAAGGAAGATGAAGACTCCTGGCCTAAGTTTTGTCATGATTTGTTAATAAAATGGGAGGCCAGCCATTTGGTCAAAATGAGGATGGCAGGGATTGAGAAGTTTGGAAAGATGTCAAGGGAAGGTAGGGAGAACCTGACCAAGTAAACCTGAAAGGATAGATGGGTGACAATGAAGACCTACCTAGACAAGGTTGGAGACCTTGAATCTGGGTTCTAAACCACGCTCATACAAACAGATAATGTGGAGAGGTGTGATCCTCTCCAGCAGCACTCAGTTGTCcgagaaacaaagcaaaatgatcGCCCTAACTGAAGACTGAGGCTTTGCTGAATAGGTAATGAGATAATGAACTACGGGATGCAaaatgggaaggggtggggaagaaAATAGATAAGAAATGAATTGATTATCTGAGAGAACCAGACAGATCCAGGATTAGACGTCTCCGTGAGGTAGAAAGATAAGTATGGCAGctgaaaggaaagaagatgaCCAGAGTGTAGGCATGGGAATTCAAGATTTTTGAGTGGAGGAGTTTCAGGAATAATGAGCATTATGATATAAGCAAGAGAGTAAATGGCTGCGGTGAAGTGGAAATGTAGATAGATCATTTTTTATGAGTTCAAAGAAGTGTGGGACTAAGATATTAGACACTGAAGTCACTCCAAAAGATGCAGGACCTAGGATGGAGAGGAAGCCAGGATGGAAGGGGCCAAGGGCACAATATGATACACAGAAGAGCAAAAAGATTGTTATAATCTGATGGCATGCACCTCAAAGAAATCGATTTTTACAGATAAATTGGTAAGTCCCTCTCGAGGGCAGGAACTgtgaatttttcatcttttatcccGTCTCAAACACAGCATTCACACCCAAAAGtaacagaaacattttaaattgtgctatatatgtataagtgttgtgtatgcatgcatatttgtgacatacatgtgtatatatgcatatgtttatatatttaatttctattgctaTTAATCTGAAGatccattttaacttttttttctttacatgtaGGCATCCAATTCTGTAGTTCAAATCAAATAAACAGGATATATGTTGCATTCACCAAACGCAAGTAAACTACAGTCATGTAAAGcctaaggatttttaaaagggaaaagggagatATTGCTGAGAGCTTTCTACTTCCTTCACAaaacaattttctcttttgtcaacCCTTTTGCTGGGAACTGTCCTTCCTAGAGATAATTAACTGGGTTAAAGTCAGGGAAGTGGCAATATTGCTGTTCAATGAACCTAAACCAATGACAAATGAAGTCATTCAATAACTGAATTTGATGAGAGGCATCATTTCATCTTATTGGTTGCAAAGCAGCAGTGTGTGATCATTACCAGGCTTAGTGGACACTCCAGCTCTCACTATCTCAAGTCCTCAGGACAAATATTTAAGCTTTTGCCTTTTAACCAGGTATTTGCTTGAATGCTGACACCTGCTGTATGGCATTAGGCACTACTGGATTAGAAGAGGAAAGTAAACATGACGACTAGGCAATTGTGCTTATTGAGCCTGAAAATAAATACCATgccacacattttcttttttttcctttttcttttgtctttttgctatttcttgggccgcccctgcggcatatggaagttcccaggctaggggtcgaatcggagccatagccaccggcctacgccagagccacagcaacaggggatctgagccgcatctgcaacctacagcacagctcacggcaacgccggatcgttaacccactgagcaagggcagggatcgaacctgcaacctcatggttcctagtcggattcgttaaccactgcgccacgatgggaactccgcatgccACACATTTTAAACTCTCTGTGTTTATGTGCACCTATATTAAAATTTCTTAGCCAAATAAAAAAGGGAGGGGTGTCTCTGTTTGAAGGAAAAGTACATTCACCTGCTGACTCTCTGCCCCTGGATCACAGACAGGTATTTCCTTATCTTGGGATTTGGATCCATGAGGGAGAAGCAGTGACCAGTGAGGGCAAACTCAGCGAGCCAGAGAATTTTCCATCTAGAAAGTTCCTGGGATCCCCCATCTAACCCTGCCTTCTCACTTCATAAAGGTAAAAAATGAGggccagagattttttttttttttaaattgcttgtcTGGGGTGGTTCTATCTCTAGTGAGAAAACTAGTAATGAGAACTCTAGTGTCTTGatacttttcaaaataacaaaagccaaaaagcaaaagttCCTTTGTGTTATACAAGTCAAACAAATCCGAGAGCTCTCTTTTCAATGCCTCTGAATAggtaaatgggaaaataaaaatcataattgaAAGCACATGGCATGAAAATTGCAGTagtgtggcaaaacaaaaacacacatttcTTCTGTATAGTTTTCCACAAAGACACTGATGCCTGGTTGGTTT
The nucleotide sequence above comes from Phacochoerus africanus isolate WHEZ1 chromosome 2, ROS_Pafr_v1, whole genome shotgun sequence. Encoded proteins:
- the LOC125121013 gene encoding nephrocan-like, translating into MYLLYTFLVLLSLSYGFDPNCPGRCSCDSEMSVQCYRLLEVPSGIPSTTKKLYISHSKIQHLQLSNFTQMLALEDFILLASGTESVENDTFKTLSTLKTLELWKNKLRRIPGALPASLEVLKLNDNSISVLHRSDFEGLKKLTILELKNNLISSLSPSTLSSLVSLQSLVLDGNSIETVEGPLALSHLTHMSMENNKLHLLPAGFFTSLQSLQFLSLSSNFLTQIPINLPKSLLSLKMERNRLKVVSFEDLKHLENLSHLYLSENSLSSFDGAQLLANLTILELSQNQLQMLPLRLPARLQKLDISNNLIQKVTAQDFQDLRDLKHLFLDNNIVSLFEAGALQRCSQLSNLALEQNLLLSIPLRLPGTLARLDLKGNAIQDIAERELKDLKQLQVLNLRNNKISALDLKALEVLPRLRYLYLDGNPWNCTCSLLRAREVLKAKGTDVRGGRCAAPAERQGENWMSSKKIMRQCEHHLHLTEKNKETKKKPKPEEHSSIRINMDDDYYDYEID